A DNA window from Trichosurus vulpecula isolate mTriVul1 chromosome 2, mTriVul1.pri, whole genome shotgun sequence contains the following coding sequences:
- the CLDND1 gene encoding claudin domain-containing protein 1: MDNRFATALVIACVLSLISTIYMAASIGTDFWYEYRSPAPENFSDLNKIKEDFFETDPDEKTYNDLLFRYNGTVGLWRRCITVPNKSTPWYSSPEKTESSDFITECFSFTLSEQFMEKYVEPGNHNTGIDLLRTYLWRCQFLLPFVSLGLMCFGALIGLCACACRSLYPTIATGVLHFLAGLCTLGSVSCYVAGIELLHQKLQLPENVKGEFGWSFCLACVSAPLQFMAAALFIWAARTNRKEYTLMKAYRVA, from the exons ATGGATAACCGTTTCGCCACAGCATTGGTAATTGCTTGTGTGCTCAGCCTCATTTCTACCATCTATATGGCAGCATCCATTGGCACAGATTTCTGGTACGAGTATCGAAGTCCAGCACCAGAAAATTTCAGTGATCTAAACAAAATCAAGGAAGATTTTTTTGAGACtgatcctgatgaaaagacttaTAATGACTTACTTTTCCGGTATAATGGCACAGTGGGATTGTGGAGAAGGTGTATCACTGTGCCCAACAAAAGCACACCTTGGTATAGCTCTCCAGAAAAGACag AGTCATCTGACTTCATCACAGAATGTTTCAGTTTTACACTGTCAGAGCAATTCATGGAGAAGTATGTAGAGCCTGGAAACCACAACACTGGGATTGATCTACTTCGGACCT ATCTTTGGCGCTGCCAGTTCCTTTTACCTTTTGTTAGTCTAGGTTTGATGTGCTTTGGGGCTTTGATTGGACTTTGTGCTTGTGCCTGCCGGAGTCTGTATCCAACTATTGCCACAGGAGTCCTTCATTTCCTTGCAG GTTTGTGTACACTGGGCTCAGTAAGTTGCTATGTTGCTGGTATTGAACTGCTGCATCAGAAGTTGCAGCTGCCTGAGAATGTGAAGGGTGAATTTGGTTGGTCCTTCTGCCTGGCTTGTGTCTCAGCCCCCTTGCAATTCATGGCTGCTGCGCTCTTCATCTGGGCAGCCCGTACTAACCGAAAAGAGTACACACTAATGAAGGCCTATCGGGTGGCATAG
- the GPR15 gene encoding G-protein coupled receptor 15, which yields MDETTPPTYLDNYAISQSPDFEDDHLHVLYTSVFLPIFYTAVFLIGVVGNLILIGALHFKRGSQRLIDIFIINLAVSDFIFLVTLPLWVDKEASLGLWRTGSFLCKGSSYIISVNMHSSVFFLTCMSAERYLAIMCPSSSRKFRRKDCTYGICVSVWFISCLLGLPTLLSRNLTMIEDRPYCAEEPANLSKRVWALVSLIFTFFVPLLSILTCYCSIARKLFAYYQQSGKHNKKLQKSIKIIFIVVGAFVGSWLPFNIFKVLSIISGLQEEPFFSSDILQVGMEVSGPLAFSNSCINPFIYYCFDDYIRRAIICCLCPCLKNSNLGSSTETSDSHLSKIFANFIHGEDFSRRRDVLCLCKSRFKKLNGNFGGALQKPQMTCQGQ from the coding sequence ATGGATGAGACGACTCCCCCAACCTATCTGGATAACTATGCTATTAGCCAAAGTCCTGACTTTGAGGATGACCACTTGCATGTCCTGTACACATCTGTCTTCCTTCCCATCTTCTACACTGCTGTGTTCCTGATTGGTGTTGTGGGGAACCTGATCCTAATTGGAGCCTTACATTTTAAACGAGGGAGCCAAAGACTGATCGACATATTTATCATCAACCTGGCTGTCTCtgactttattttccttgttacACTGCCACTCTGGGTGGATAAGGAGGCATCCTTAGGCCTGTGGAGGACTGGCTCATTCCTGTGCAAGGGAAGCTCTTACATCATTTCAGTCAACATGCATAGTAGCGTCTTCTTCTTGACCTGCATGAGTGCGGAGCGCTACCTGGCCATCATGTGCCCTTCTTCATCCAGGAAATTCAGGAGGAAAGACTGCACTTATGGTATCTGTGTCAGTGTCTGGTTTATCTCCTGCCTTCTGGGGTTACCCACACTTTTGTCCAGGAACCTTACAATGATTGAGGACAGACCTTATTGTGCAGAAGAGCCGGCCAATCTTTCTAAACGTGTTTGGGCCCTAGTGTCcttaattttcactttttttgtcccCTTGCTGAGCATCTTGACCTGCTACTGTTCCATTGCAAGGAAATTGTTTGCATACTACCAGCAGTCaggaaaacacaacaaaaagcTCCAAAAGTCCATAAAAATCATCTTCATCGTAGTGGGAGCCTTTGTCGGCTCCTGGCTACCTTTTAACATTTTCAAGGTTTTGTCTATCATCTCTGGGCTACAAGAAGAGCCCTTCTTTTCCTCAGACATCCTCCAAGTGGGCATGGAGGTCAGTGGTCCTTTGGCATTTTCTAACAGTTGCATTAACCCTTTCATTTATTATTGCTTCGATGACTACATACGGCGAGCTATTATCTGCTGTCTCTGTCCTTGTCTGAAGAATTCCAACCTTGGGAGCAGCACTGAAACCTCAGATAGCCACCTTAGTAAGATCTTTGCCAACTTTATTCATGGAGAGGATTTTTCTAGAAGGCGAGACGTTCTGTGTCTCTGTAAAA